Proteins found in one Exiguobacterium sp. 9-2 genomic segment:
- the mntR gene encoding transcriptional regulator MntR: MPTPSMEDYLEQIYKLIEDKGYARVSDIAESLGVHPSSVTKMVQKLDRETYLVYEKYRGLMLTPKGRKIGKRLVERHALLEDFLRLVGVDEELIYKDVEGIEHHISIEALDKINGMIQFFAERPGLKEELHRYQQAHPED, from the coding sequence GTGCCAACTCCGAGTATGGAAGATTATTTGGAACAAATTTATAAGTTGATTGAAGATAAGGGATATGCCCGTGTATCGGATATTGCGGAGTCATTAGGTGTACATCCTTCGTCTGTGACGAAGATGGTACAAAAGCTCGACCGCGAGACCTATCTCGTTTATGAAAAATATCGGGGGCTCATGTTGACGCCTAAAGGACGTAAGATTGGGAAGCGTCTTGTAGAACGACATGCATTGCTTGAAGATTTTCTTCGTCTTGTTGGTGTGGATGAGGAATTGATTTACAAGGATGTCGAAGGAATCGAACACCATATTAGCATCGAAGCATTGGATAAAATCAATGGGATGATTCAGTTCTTTGCGGAACGTCCTGGTCTGAAAGAAGAGTTACATCGTTATCAACAAGCCCATCCAGAGGATTGA
- the hpt gene encoding hypoxanthine phosphoribosyltransferase, producing MEITIKEKLVSESQLKEKVRELAQQIEADAAGRQIVLVVVLKGSMVFAADLMREIKGSVQIDTVACSSYGTKTVSSGRVQLKKDLDLDVQGKYVVVIEDIIDTGRTLHFLCDHMKLHQPGVLKVCTLLDKPARREVELDADYVGFEIPDYFVVGYGIDCAEEYRNLPYIGWVETE from the coding sequence ATGGAAATCACGATTAAAGAAAAGTTAGTGTCGGAATCACAACTGAAAGAAAAAGTTCGTGAGTTAGCACAGCAGATCGAAGCAGATGCGGCAGGACGTCAAATCGTTCTCGTCGTCGTATTGAAAGGATCGATGGTTTTTGCTGCGGATTTGATGCGCGAAATCAAAGGAAGCGTCCAAATTGATACGGTCGCGTGCTCTTCTTATGGTACAAAGACCGTTTCTTCAGGTCGTGTTCAATTGAAGAAGGACCTCGATCTCGATGTTCAAGGAAAATATGTCGTCGTCATCGAAGATATCATTGATACAGGACGGACGCTTCATTTCCTATGTGATCATATGAAATTGCATCAGCCAGGCGTCCTGAAGGTGTGTACGTTACTTGATAAACCGGCACGTCGTGAAGTAGAACTCGATGCGGACTATGTCGGGTTCGAGATTCCGGATTACTTTGTTGTCGGGTACGGGATTGATTGTGCTGAAGAATACCGCAATCTTCCTTACATCGGTTGGGTCGAAACGGAGTGA
- a CDS encoding lipoate--protein ligase family protein, whose translation MNREWQVLTTPAMEPAMNMAIDEALIQFVGRGEIAPTLRFYSWEPRGLSIGHFQRATRDIDRKRIAELGIPIVRRMTGGRAVLHADELTYSIVIPEDTEGLPRTVIESYRMLTEGIRKGYHHLGIPVEFSVPLTEEEKEELRKPKSAVCFDAASYYELAVGKRKVAGSAQVRHQGVVLQHGSVPLSVDEGELFDCFLYDDESTRERMKARFSGKAVALNELAGRAVAFDEVRGAFTKGFEEALDLSFVPLTFTSEQWQEIERLAEKYRSDEWNWKR comes from the coding sequence GTGAACAGAGAGTGGCAAGTATTGACGACGCCGGCAATGGAGCCGGCAATGAACATGGCAATCGATGAAGCATTAATTCAGTTCGTCGGGCGGGGGGAGATCGCACCGACGCTTCGTTTTTACTCATGGGAACCACGTGGATTAAGTATTGGTCATTTCCAACGAGCAACCCGTGATATCGATCGAAAGCGGATCGCGGAGCTCGGCATTCCGATCGTGCGTCGGATGACAGGAGGGCGAGCTGTCTTGCATGCAGACGAGTTGACATACAGTATCGTCATCCCTGAAGATACGGAAGGGTTACCACGCACGGTCATCGAAAGTTACCGAATGTTGACGGAAGGGATTCGCAAGGGATACCATCACCTCGGCATTCCAGTCGAATTTTCAGTTCCATTGACGGAAGAGGAAAAAGAAGAATTACGGAAGCCAAAATCGGCTGTCTGTTTTGATGCAGCATCGTATTATGAACTCGCTGTCGGTAAACGAAAAGTCGCCGGAAGTGCACAAGTCCGTCATCAAGGCGTCGTCTTACAGCATGGTTCTGTTCCACTCTCTGTTGATGAAGGCGAACTGTTTGATTGCTTCTTGTACGATGATGAGTCGACGCGCGAGCGGATGAAGGCTCGTTTTTCAGGAAAGGCTGTCGCTCTGAACGAGTTAGCAGGTCGCGCTGTAGCATTTGACGAAGTAAGAGGAGCGTTCACGAAAGGGTTTGAAGAAGCACTTGATTTGTCGTTCGTTCCGTTGACATTCACTAGTGAGCAGTGGCAGGAGATTGAGCGTCTTGCCGAGAAATACCGTAGTGATGAGTGGAACTGGAAACGCTAA
- a CDS encoding rhodanese-like domain-containing protein, translating into METGTIVTIVLWVALIAYIAWRFMPVKGITKLSQEEFRANYRKAQIVDVRETQEFKGGHIVGARNIPVSQMKMRSKELRKDMPIYLYCQGSMRSSQAAKVLKKAGYTNLYQLKGGFKQWSGKIKRS; encoded by the coding sequence ATGGAAACTGGAACTATCGTTACGATCGTACTATGGGTCGCGCTGATCGCCTACATCGCTTGGCGTTTCATGCCGGTCAAAGGTATCACGAAATTGTCACAGGAAGAATTCCGTGCGAACTATCGCAAAGCACAAATCGTCGATGTCCGCGAGACACAGGAATTCAAAGGTGGACACATCGTTGGTGCTCGTAATATCCCGGTCAGCCAAATGAAGATGCGCTCGAAGGAATTACGGAAAGATATGCCGATTTACTTGTACTGTCAAGGTAGCATGCGTTCTTCACAAGCTGCAAAAGTTTTGAAAAAAGCAGGCTATACGAATCTGTATCAATTAAAAGGCGGATTCAAGCAGTGGTCAGGAAAAATCAAACGGAGCTGA
- the gcvPA gene encoding aminomethyl-transferring glycine dehydrogenase subunit GcvPA, producing the protein MDFRYLPMTAEDEQAMLQTIGAASIEDLLADIPASVRDNGTLEEVGVPLPETDLIRTLSKLADQNMNTKQYPSFLGAGIYDHYAPAVVNHMLLRSEFYTAYTPYQPEISQGELQAIFEFQSMICELTGMDVANSSMYDGITALAEAAMLACAHTKKKTIVLSDGVHPEAHDVVRTYANGPGLNVETLALEQGVTRIDQLDAIEDVACVIVQYPNFYGRVEELQALADATHARGALFIVSANPLALGILEAPGKLGADITIGDCQPFGIPQSFGGPTCGYFTTTKALMRKIPGRLVGQTVDENGKRGFVLTLQAREQHIRRDKATSNICSNQALNALAASIAMSALGKRGIRELATRNLQTAHALKQKLKQAGFTIVDDGPSFNEFVVTLPIDATRASQQLLDHGIIGGLPLGAYDAARQNEMLVCATELRTNEELDQFVTALGGLTHE; encoded by the coding sequence ATGGATTTTCGTTATTTACCAATGACAGCAGAAGATGAGCAGGCGATGTTACAGACGATCGGTGCAGCATCGATCGAAGATTTACTTGCTGATATCCCGGCATCCGTCCGTGATAACGGTACATTGGAAGAAGTCGGTGTGCCACTTCCGGAAACGGACTTGATTCGGACGCTATCGAAGCTTGCCGACCAAAACATGAATACGAAACAATATCCATCGTTCCTTGGCGCAGGCATCTATGATCATTATGCACCTGCTGTCGTCAACCATATGTTACTGCGCTCAGAGTTTTACACTGCCTATACACCATATCAGCCAGAGATTTCGCAAGGTGAGCTGCAAGCGATTTTTGAATTCCAATCGATGATTTGTGAATTGACAGGGATGGACGTCGCGAACTCGTCGATGTATGACGGTATTACGGCGTTAGCGGAAGCGGCTATGCTTGCGTGTGCCCATACGAAGAAAAAGACGATCGTTCTTTCAGACGGCGTTCACCCGGAAGCGCACGATGTCGTTCGGACGTATGCGAACGGTCCAGGACTAAACGTCGAGACGTTGGCGCTTGAGCAAGGTGTCACACGGATCGATCAACTCGATGCAATCGAAGACGTTGCCTGTGTCATCGTACAGTATCCGAACTTCTACGGTCGTGTCGAAGAACTACAAGCATTGGCCGATGCGACTCATGCTCGTGGTGCGCTGTTCATCGTCTCTGCGAATCCACTGGCACTCGGTATCTTAGAAGCACCAGGTAAACTTGGCGCTGACATAACGATCGGAGACTGCCAACCGTTCGGAATTCCACAAAGTTTTGGTGGACCGACGTGTGGTTATTTCACGACGACAAAAGCGTTGATGCGTAAGATTCCGGGACGTCTCGTTGGGCAGACCGTCGATGAGAATGGGAAACGCGGTTTCGTTCTGACGTTACAAGCACGTGAACAACACATTCGCCGTGACAAGGCGACATCTAACATCTGTTCGAACCAAGCGTTGAATGCACTCGCTGCTTCGATTGCGATGAGTGCACTCGGAAAACGGGGAATCCGAGAACTCGCGACACGCAACTTGCAAACGGCACATGCCTTAAAACAAAAGCTGAAACAGGCTGGCTTTACGATCGTTGACGATGGACCGAGCTTCAATGAATTCGTCGTTACGCTACCGATCGATGCAACACGTGCGAGTCAACAATTGCTCGATCACGGGATCATCGGCGGTTTGCCGTTAGGCGCTTATGACGCGGCACGTCAGAATGAAATGCTTGTTTGTGCAACGGAATTACGGACGAATGAAGAGTTGGATCAATTCGTGACAGCGTTAGGGGGACTCACACATGAATGA
- the aroQ gene encoding type II 3-dehydroquinate dehydratase gives MRVLILNGPNLNLLGTREPDTYGTATLADLEHELRAYFPNIQFRFEQSNHEGRLIDVLHEERGADGIVFNAAAYTHTSIALRDAIAAIEAPVIEVHLSNVHSRESFRHHSMIAPVCKGVIAGLGMTGYRLATEALQALQQSE, from the coding sequence TTGCGTGTCTTGATTTTAAACGGACCAAACTTGAATTTACTCGGAACACGCGAACCGGATACATACGGAACGGCAACGTTAGCTGATTTAGAACACGAGCTTCGCGCTTATTTTCCGAACATTCAGTTTCGGTTCGAGCAATCGAACCATGAAGGACGACTGATTGATGTTCTTCACGAGGAACGAGGGGCGGACGGCATCGTCTTCAATGCGGCTGCCTACACGCATACGAGTATCGCGTTACGTGACGCGATTGCTGCAATCGAAGCACCCGTCATAGAGGTCCATCTATCGAATGTCCATTCACGTGAATCCTTCCGGCATCATTCGATGATCGCACCAGTCTGCAAGGGGGTCATCGCTGGACTTGGCATGACGGGATATCGTCTGGCAACAGAAGCACTCCAAGCTTTACAACAATCGGAATAA
- the gcvPB gene encoding aminomethyl-transferring glycine dehydrogenase subunit GcvPB yields the protein MNEQTLIFEISKPGRIAYSLPLPTVDEVAVEELLPTSMLRKEDVALPEVSELDLVRHYTALSNRNHGVDSGFYPLGSCTMKYNPKINEDMARLPGFAHIHPLQPVESVQGALGLMYDLQEKLAVITGMDEVTLQPAAGAHGEWTGLMLIKAYHHARGDFKRTKVLVPDSAHGTNPASASVAGFDTVTVLSDERGLVDLADLKKKVGDDTAALMLTNPNTLGLFESDIVEIAQAVHEAGGKLYYDGANSNAIMGIARPGDMGFDVVHLNLHKTFTGPHGGGGPGSGPVGVKQDLIPYLPKPIVRKEEERYVLDYDRPEAIGRVKPFYGNFGINVRAYSYIRTMGGAGLARVSKEAVLNANYMLARLKGAYDAPYDVYCKHEFVLSGKRQKALGVRTLDIAKRLLDFGYHPPTIYFPLNVEECIMIEPTETESKETLDAFCDAMLQIAKEVEETPDVVLNAPHTTVVKRMDETLAARKPVLRYEPKQEVHV from the coding sequence ATGAATGAGCAAACATTGATCTTTGAAATTTCTAAACCGGGTCGTATCGCCTATAGCTTACCGTTACCGACTGTCGATGAGGTGGCAGTAGAAGAATTGTTACCGACCTCGATGTTACGGAAGGAAGACGTGGCACTACCGGAAGTATCTGAACTGGATCTCGTCCGTCACTACACGGCACTTTCGAACCGTAACCATGGTGTGGATTCTGGATTCTATCCACTTGGTTCATGTACGATGAAATACAATCCGAAAATCAATGAAGATATGGCGCGCCTCCCTGGGTTTGCACACATTCACCCGCTTCAACCAGTCGAAAGTGTTCAAGGGGCACTCGGTTTGATGTATGATCTGCAAGAAAAACTCGCGGTCATCACAGGAATGGATGAAGTGACGCTCCAGCCGGCGGCGGGAGCACACGGTGAGTGGACAGGCTTGATGTTGATTAAGGCCTACCACCATGCACGTGGTGACTTTAAACGGACGAAAGTCCTCGTACCGGACTCGGCACACGGAACGAACCCGGCATCGGCATCAGTCGCTGGATTTGATACCGTGACGGTCTTATCGGATGAACGTGGTCTCGTTGATCTAGCAGACTTAAAGAAAAAAGTCGGTGACGATACAGCGGCACTCATGTTGACGAATCCCAACACGCTCGGTTTGTTTGAGTCGGATATCGTCGAAATCGCACAAGCGGTTCACGAGGCGGGTGGAAAACTGTACTATGATGGTGCGAACTCGAATGCGATCATGGGCATTGCTCGTCCAGGGGACATGGGCTTTGATGTCGTCCACTTGAACTTGCATAAGACGTTCACAGGACCGCACGGTGGCGGCGGACCAGGATCGGGTCCAGTAGGGGTCAAACAAGATTTGATTCCGTATTTACCGAAACCAATCGTCCGCAAAGAAGAAGAGCGTTATGTCCTCGACTACGATCGCCCGGAAGCGATCGGTCGCGTCAAACCATTCTACGGTAACTTCGGCATCAACGTTCGTGCCTATAGCTATATTCGGACGATGGGTGGGGCAGGTCTCGCTCGCGTCTCGAAAGAAGCGGTCTTGAATGCGAACTATATGTTGGCTCGTCTCAAAGGTGCGTATGACGCGCCATACGACGTCTATTGCAAGCACGAATTCGTCTTGTCGGGTAAACGTCAAAAAGCATTAGGTGTCCGGACGCTTGATATCGCTAAACGTCTGCTTGACTTTGGATACCATCCACCAACGATCTACTTCCCGTTGAACGTCGAGGAGTGTATCATGATCGAACCGACGGAAACGGAATCGAAAGAAACACTCGACGCCTTCTGTGATGCGATGCTCCAGATTGCAAAAGAGGTCGAAGAGACACCGGATGTCGTTTTGAACGCCCCACACACGACGGTCGTCAAACGGATGGACGAGACACTTGCTGCTCGCAAGCCCGTCTTACGCTATGAACCAAAACAAGAAGTACATGTATAA
- a CDS encoding DUF1385 domain-containing protein produces MKTTNPPVGGQAIVEGVMFQNATHAVSAIRRNDSSIETFAQQKPIRPRIAKGKRIPLLRGLFALMESSANGASHMNFASDRYGVKPGEEEPEESTASPLTKWLGVAVVGILSFFFGKLLFTLLPAFLASLFDVFPLLSGHVVQNIIEAVIKLTLLFSYLYVISLTPLVKRLFQYHGAEHKVINCVESGRPLTVENVRVSSRLHYRCGSSFLIFTVIVGFFVYLIVPTDPLWLRLVCRIALLPVVIGLSFEVLQLTNKAQHIKGLRVIALPGLWLQYLTTKEPDDAQIEVAIYAFEALEKQEHNLHENALG; encoded by the coding sequence ATGAAAACGACTAATCCGCCGGTCGGTGGTCAAGCCATCGTCGAGGGCGTCATGTTCCAAAATGCGACCCATGCGGTCTCTGCGATTCGTCGAAATGATTCGTCGATTGAGACGTTTGCACAACAAAAACCGATTCGACCACGAATCGCCAAAGGAAAACGAATTCCACTCCTGCGCGGTCTCTTTGCATTAATGGAATCTTCAGCGAATGGCGCAAGTCACATGAATTTCGCAAGTGATCGCTACGGCGTCAAACCCGGTGAAGAAGAACCAGAAGAGTCAACGGCTAGTCCATTGACGAAATGGCTCGGAGTGGCTGTCGTCGGAATTCTTTCCTTTTTCTTTGGGAAATTACTCTTTACGCTATTACCTGCTTTCCTTGCGTCTTTGTTTGATGTGTTTCCGCTCTTATCGGGACATGTCGTTCAAAACATCATCGAAGCAGTGATTAAATTAACGTTACTATTTAGTTATCTCTACGTGATTTCTTTGACTCCACTCGTAAAACGACTCTTTCAGTACCATGGCGCTGAGCATAAAGTCATTAACTGTGTCGAGTCCGGACGTCCACTCACCGTCGAAAACGTTCGTGTTAGCAGTCGACTCCATTACCGGTGTGGCTCGAGTTTCTTGATTTTCACCGTCATCGTCGGTTTTTTCGTCTACTTGATCGTCCCAACAGATCCGCTTTGGTTGCGTCTCGTCTGCCGGATTGCTTTATTACCGGTCGTCATCGGTCTCTCATTTGAAGTCTTACAGCTAACGAATAAAGCACAACATATCAAAGGACTTCGTGTTATCGCCTTGCCTGGTCTATGGTTACAGTACTTGACGACGAAAGAACCGGATGATGCTCAAATTGAGGTTGCGATTTATGCGTTTGAAGCCTTAGAAAAACAGGAACATAACCTACATGAGAATGCACTGGGTTAA
- a CDS encoding M24 family metallopeptidase codes for MKQRIEALQAALKERDLPGLLVTKAENIRYISGFTGSSGACLVTEEQAYFVTDFRYTEQAADQVKGMEIVQIERSIPETMGELMAGARVRAVGVEKDAMTLGAFEAYDQASSIELVPTTGIIENLRLIKDSSEIKMIKEAVELADATFQHILTYIQPGRTELEVSNELEFFMRKHGATSSSFDTIVASGYRSALPHGVASSKVIATGELVTLDFGALLNGYVSDITRTVAVGPINAELQKIYDTVLQAQLAGVDGLKPGITGIEADALTRDIIKEAGYGEYFGHSTGHGIGLEVHEGPGLSFRSETKLEPGMIVTVEPGIYVPQVGGCRIEDDVLITETGREILSSSPKELITL; via the coding sequence ATGAAACAACGGATCGAGGCGTTACAAGCAGCTTTAAAGGAACGGGACCTTCCAGGATTACTCGTCACGAAAGCAGAGAACATTCGTTATATTTCCGGCTTCACAGGTTCAAGCGGTGCATGTCTCGTAACAGAAGAGCAAGCGTACTTCGTGACGGATTTCCGTTACACGGAGCAAGCGGCAGACCAAGTCAAAGGAATGGAAATCGTCCAAATTGAACGTTCGATTCCAGAGACAATGGGTGAATTGATGGCAGGGGCACGGGTTCGCGCGGTCGGCGTCGAAAAAGATGCGATGACACTCGGTGCTTTTGAAGCGTATGATCAAGCTTCTTCGATCGAACTCGTTCCGACGACGGGAATCATCGAAAACCTACGCTTGATTAAGGATTCATCAGAGATTAAGATGATTAAGGAAGCGGTGGAGCTCGCAGATGCGACCTTCCAGCATATCTTGACGTACATTCAACCAGGACGGACGGAACTTGAAGTATCAAATGAACTAGAATTCTTCATGCGTAAGCATGGAGCGACGTCTTCTTCTTTCGATACGATCGTTGCATCGGGCTATCGTTCTGCCTTGCCGCACGGTGTTGCCAGTTCGAAGGTCATTGCGACAGGCGAACTTGTCACGCTTGATTTTGGGGCGCTTCTGAACGGTTATGTTTCAGATATCACACGGACTGTAGCAGTCGGTCCGATCAATGCTGAATTGCAGAAAATCTACGATACAGTCTTACAAGCGCAACTAGCGGGTGTTGATGGTTTAAAACCAGGTATTACAGGGATCGAAGCGGACGCATTGACGCGTGATATCATCAAAGAAGCAGGATACGGCGAGTACTTCGGTCACTCGACGGGACACGGCATTGGTCTAGAAGTACATGAAGGACCTGGTCTATCTTTCCGCTCTGAGACGAAACTTGAACCGGGCATGATCGTCACGGTCGAACCAGGTATCTACGTGCCGCAAGTCGGCGGATGCCGAATTGAAGATGACGTCTTGATCACGGAAACAGGTCGAGAAATTCTTTCGTCTTCACCAAAAGAACTGATCACTCTCTAA
- the efp gene encoding elongation factor P: MVSVNDLKTGLTIKTSDGMIWQVLEFQHVKPGKGAAFVRTKMRNIRNGNIQEMTFRGGERVERAHIERNKMQYLYPMGETYVFMDTESYEQLELTTAQVEAALPYLLENMEVQIAVYNGEILGLELPNTVVMTIVEAEPGVKGDTASNVKKNATVETGHIIQVPLFIEAGEKVTVDTRTGDFTGRYNG, from the coding sequence ATGGTATCAGTAAACGATTTAAAAACAGGATTAACGATCAAAACTTCAGACGGTATGATTTGGCAAGTACTTGAATTCCAACATGTTAAACCAGGTAAAGGGGCAGCGTTCGTTCGGACGAAAATGCGTAATATCCGTAACGGGAACATCCAAGAGATGACATTCCGCGGCGGTGAGCGTGTCGAGCGTGCGCACATCGAGCGTAACAAGATGCAATACCTCTACCCAATGGGTGAGACATATGTCTTCATGGATACAGAATCTTACGAGCAGTTGGAATTGACGACGGCACAAGTCGAAGCAGCTCTTCCATACTTGCTTGAAAACATGGAAGTTCAAATCGCTGTTTATAACGGCGAAATCCTCGGTCTTGAATTACCTAACACGGTCGTCATGACGATCGTTGAAGCGGAGCCGGGCGTTAAAGGCGATACAGCTTCGAACGTCAAGAAAAACGCGACAGTAGAGACGGGACACATCATTCAAGTGCCACTCTTCATCGAAGCGGGCGAAAAAGTAACGGTTGATACACGTACAGGTGATTTCACAGGTCGTTACAACGGATAA
- the gcvT gene encoding glycine cleavage system aminomethyltransferase GcvT yields the protein MSQTTLKRTPLFETVSKTGKMVDFAGFEMPVLFSSIKEEHVAVRENVGMFDVSHMGELFVSGPDALTFLQATLSNDISKIAVGQAQYNVLCQEDGGTVDDLLVYRLSETDYLLVVNASNIEKDEQHLRHYLTGDVTLENQSEQYGQIAVQGPQAEAVLSGMTPLVLSEIGFFKFQRGTVAGVEMIVSRSGYTGEDGFELYMAASDASAVWQALLEQGVVPCGLGARDTLRFEACLPLYGHELSATISPIEAEMGFAVKPQVKPFVGSEVLLQQKEQGAPRRLIGLELLDKGIARQDAPVWHDGEVVGVVTTGTLPPTVGKAIAWALVPAEVAEQEQFEVEVRGKRLAAKRTATPFYRRTK from the coding sequence ATGAGTCAGACGACATTGAAAAGAACACCATTATTCGAAACGGTTTCGAAAACCGGTAAGATGGTGGATTTTGCGGGATTTGAAATGCCAGTTTTGTTTTCCTCGATTAAAGAAGAACACGTTGCAGTAAGAGAGAATGTCGGTATGTTCGATGTCTCGCACATGGGTGAACTGTTCGTCAGCGGACCGGATGCTCTGACATTTTTACAAGCCACGTTATCAAATGATATTTCAAAGATTGCGGTGGGGCAAGCGCAATATAACGTCTTATGCCAAGAAGACGGTGGAACAGTGGATGATTTACTCGTCTATCGTTTATCAGAAACGGATTATCTTCTCGTTGTCAATGCTTCGAACATTGAAAAAGACGAACAACATTTACGTCACTATCTAACAGGGGACGTCACGCTTGAGAATCAATCGGAACAATATGGTCAAATTGCTGTCCAAGGACCACAGGCGGAAGCAGTTCTTTCCGGCATGACACCACTTGTCTTATCAGAGATTGGGTTTTTTAAGTTCCAAAGGGGAACGGTTGCGGGAGTTGAAATGATCGTTTCACGCAGTGGGTATACAGGGGAAGATGGATTCGAGCTTTACATGGCAGCTAGTGACGCATCTGCTGTCTGGCAAGCATTGCTTGAGCAAGGTGTCGTACCATGCGGTCTCGGGGCACGTGACACATTACGTTTTGAGGCATGTCTGCCACTTTACGGACATGAATTATCAGCAACGATTTCACCCATCGAAGCGGAAATGGGCTTTGCGGTCAAACCACAAGTCAAACCGTTCGTCGGTTCGGAAGTCTTGTTACAACAGAAAGAACAAGGAGCACCGCGGCGCTTGATCGGTCTTGAACTACTTGATAAAGGGATTGCGCGTCAAGATGCACCGGTTTGGCATGACGGGGAAGTCGTTGGTGTGGTGACGACAGGTACGTTACCGCCGACAGTCGGAAAAGCGATTGCTTGGGCACTCGTTCCTGCAGAAGTAGCGGAACAAGAACAATTTGAAGTAGAAGTACGCGGAAAACGTTTAGCAGCGAAACGAACAGCGACACCGTTTTATCGTCGCACGAAATAA
- a CDS encoding SA1362 family protein — MIRQRIGSTFALVVLLFAFVGFGYKLVNNPSSLFSQLLFFGITAGIIFLLFKFLTRSRSVGNGTNAQYRKSVAQSKKMHGPSNSVRRTDFKKKPVKSSKAPASNKVRPLRDRSKAPHLTVIEGKKGKKKKRAF, encoded by the coding sequence ATGATCAGACAACGCATTGGTTCTACATTCGCACTCGTCGTGTTACTGTTCGCTTTTGTCGGCTTTGGATATAAACTCGTCAATAATCCAAGTAGTCTGTTTTCACAATTGCTGTTCTTCGGCATTACTGCCGGGATCATCTTCTTACTCTTTAAGTTCCTGACTCGTAGTCGAAGCGTCGGAAACGGTACGAACGCACAGTACCGTAAATCGGTCGCTCAATCCAAAAAAATGCATGGTCCTTCGAATTCTGTTCGCCGGACAGACTTCAAGAAAAAACCAGTCAAGTCTTCGAAAGCACCTGCATCGAATAAAGTCAGACCGTTACGTGATCGTTCGAAAGCGCCTCATCTGACGGTCATTGAAGGAAAAAAAGGCAAAAAGAAAAAACGTGCTTTTTAA
- a CDS encoding type II secretion system protein: MQDKRQAGFSLLEVILSIVAMGVFMMLAIDPYLDLRTKQIKWEQETKQLEQMATDQVENRTVSYVLKQGAWCNETTCLASRIRNDPPRTIVRPVDQSVAPVGDFDADTTRSPTGSQSNE, encoded by the coding sequence ATGCAGGACAAACGACAAGCGGGTTTCTCTTTGCTCGAAGTGATTCTCTCTATCGTTGCGATGGGTGTCTTCATGATGCTAGCGATCGATCCTTATCTCGATTTACGAACGAAACAAATCAAATGGGAACAAGAGACGAAACAGCTTGAGCAGATGGCGACGGATCAAGTTGAAAACCGAACAGTGTCCTATGTTCTGAAGCAAGGAGCGTGGTGCAATGAAACGACATGTCTTGCGAGCAGAATCCGGAATGACCCTCCTCGAACTATCGTTCGTCCTGTGGATCAGTCCGTTGCTCCTGTTGGCGATTTTGACGCTGACACCACTCGTTCGCCCACCGGAAGTCAATCGAATGAATGA
- a CDS encoding shikimate kinase encodes MSKVYLIGFMGTGKSAVGHRLRGRYTVDELDEHFEQKHGQTIPSFFAEHGEAGFRTHESELLRNSNAEVVVTGGGIVEREENRLFMKKAGTVIWIDTPFDVIWKRIASDSNRPLVTEREQVKHLFDRRYSLYAGVATVRIEGTTSIEGLVHAIETVLEEKS; translated from the coding sequence ATGAGTAAGGTTTATTTGATTGGCTTTATGGGAACTGGTAAATCAGCCGTCGGACATCGATTACGTGGACGATACACGGTCGACGAATTGGATGAACACTTCGAACAGAAACATGGACAAACGATTCCTTCTTTTTTTGCTGAGCATGGCGAAGCAGGGTTTCGTACACACGAGAGCGAATTGTTAAGGAACAGCAACGCGGAAGTAGTCGTCACGGGTGGTGGAATCGTCGAACGAGAAGAGAACCGACTGTTCATGAAAAAGGCAGGGACAGTCATTTGGATTGATACGCCTTTTGATGTCATCTGGAAACGGATTGCTTCTGACTCGAATCGTCCACTCGTGACAGAACGGGAACAGGTGAAGCATTTATTCGATCGTCGCTATTCTTTGTATGCTGGAGTTGCCACTGTTCGCATTGAAGGAACGACATCAATCGAAGGGTTGGTTCATGCGATTGAAACTGTATTGGAGGAAAAGTCATGA